The Amycolatopsis sp. QT-25 genomic sequence ATCAGGTCGTTGCCGCCGGCATACAGCGTCACGAGGTCCGGGTTCAGCGCGAGCGCCGGGCCGAGCTGTTCCGCGAGGACCTGCCCGAGGAGTTTGCCGCGGATGGCGAGGTTGGCGTAGCGGAAGTCCTGGTGGTTGGCCGCGAGCGTGGCGGCGACGCGGTCTGCCCAGCCGCGCACGCCGTTGGGCGACGACGGGTCCTCGTCGCCGACACCCTCGGTGAAGGAATCCCCCAGGGTGACTAAGCGCTTGCTAGTAGTACGAAGCACGGGATAGATCCCCGAATCGGTGATGGCATACCGGAGATGCTAATGCCGCGTCGCGATCTGAAGAGCACCGGGCGCCCTATGTGGGCGAGGTCTTCGTGCAGCGTGACGGACCTAGGGAGGCCCCGCCCGCCGCGAGCCGATCGTGTGAAGTTGTCGCAGCAGTGGCTGAATGGAATCGCCTGATGACACTCCGTACCCCGTCGATCTGGGAGGCTGTTCAGCTCTATCGCCGCCCGTCGTTCCTGTACTGACAGGGGAGTCAGTGCAGGAACGAGCTCAGCAGCGTGTCGCCGCTGGTGGCTTCGGCGCCGTAGAGGGAAAAGGAGCCGTGGACCCGCTTCTGCCGTACAGCGGTGGGCGTTTAAACGGAGTGAAGGTGCCGGTCAAGGCCGGGGTCCGGTATGAGCGGAACAGAGAACCCCGGTTGGTGTCACATTTGTTGACAGTCGTGCCCGTAGGTTCTGGCCGACACAATCCGATGACGCAGCGTCATGGTCGGCCCCGCCGACCAACCCGACCGCGCCACCACGAGGTAGCGGAGATCGCCGGCCTCGGCGCCTTGTGTCCGGTGGCACGTTGATCACTGGTTGTGCCGGTGATTCCGCGGTGATGATTCACTCGCGCGCCGGGGTCACAGCCGGACCGGTCCGAGGTCGCGGGCCAACGTGATGAACCGCTCCGCCGCCGGCGACAGCGGCCGGTCCGGCACGGCCAGGGCCAGCTCGATCGGCGGTGCGGCCGGGACCAACCGGGCGAAGGTCACGTCGAGCGGCCCGCGCCCGGCGACCGAGGCCGGCACGACGGCCACGCCGTACCCGGCGGCCACCAGGCCGACCACGGTGTCCATGTCGACGGCTTCCTGCGCCACCCGCGGCTCGAAACCGGCCACCCGGCACCGGGCCGTGACCGTCTCGTGCAGGCCGGCACCGAGACGACGCGGGTTGCGCACGAACGGGTCGTCCCGCAACGCCGACAGGTGGATGGCGGGTCGCCCGGCCAGCCGGTGCTCCGGCGGCAGCACCGCGACCAGTTCCTCCCGTGCGACCGTGATCAGCTCGAACTCACGGGCACTCGGATCCGGTAGTGGCGGGCGGAGGAACCCGACGTCAAGAGTGCCGGCCCGCAGCCGCTCCACTTGCTCGGTGGTGGTGAGCTCGGCGAAGTTGACGGTGACCGCAGGGAACCGTTCACGAAAGGCCCGCAGCAGGCGCGGCAGTGGTGCGCCCAGCGCCGATCCCACGGTGCCGACGGCGAGGGTCCCGTGCTCTCCGCGTCCCGCCGCCCGAGCACGCTCTGCTGCCGCGTCGAGCCGCTCCAGCGCCGCACCGGCGTCGGCGAGGAAAGCGGCACCGGCCGAGGTCGGCGCCACGTTGCGGCTATCCCGGTCGAACAAGCGCACCCCGAGTTCGCGCTCCAGCGCCGCCACCTGCTGGCTGATCTGCGACTGCGCGATGGCCAGGGATGCGGCGGCGCGGCCGAAGTGCAGGTGCTCCGCCACCGCCGCCACGGCCCGTAACCAGCGGATCTCCATCATTAGAGTCTACTGATCGATCAGCTGAAATCCATTCTTGAAGCGGCATCGATTGGGTCGGCGCGACAAGGTGTTGAATACCTGACCCCGACATCAAGGAGAATCATGCGCACCGCTGTCGTCACCGGAGCAGGCACCGGCATCGGCCGCGCCGTCGCCGTCGCCCTGCACGCCGCCGGCCTCCACGTCATCGTGACCGGGCGGCGGCTGGATCCGTTGGAGGAACTCGTCGCCGATCTCGGCGGTCGCGCCGTCGCCGTCCCGTTCGACGCATCCGACCCCGCCGCCGTCGAGGCCGCTC encodes the following:
- a CDS encoding LysR family transcriptional regulator: MEIRWLRAVAAVAEHLHFGRAAASLAIAQSQISQQVAALERELGVRLFDRDSRNVAPTSAGAAFLADAGAALERLDAAAERARAAGRGEHGTLAVGTVGSALGAPLPRLLRAFRERFPAVTVNFAELTTTEQVERLRAGTLDVGFLRPPLPDPSAREFELITVAREELVAVLPPEHRLAGRPAIHLSALRDDPFVRNPRRLGAGLHETVTARCRVAGFEPRVAQEAVDMDTVVGLVAAGYGVAVVPASVAGRGPLDVTFARLVPAAPPIELALAVPDRPLSPAAERFITLARDLGPVRL